From one Flavobacteriales bacterium genomic stretch:
- a CDS encoding ribonuclease Z, with translation MAHRQFDVITLGTGAALPARGRYPTSQLLIVHGGHYLIDCGEGTQERLRAAGAPFNRIGHVFISHLHGDHYLGLMGLISSMHLMGRTGALHIHGPAPLKEIIDLQLRESRTFLRYPLHFNALAPESGRVAWQDQHVTVTLLALRHRIPCTGFVFTESPAPRPLIRSMLPLIPPVWRSRIKAGEDLLLPDGGLVPNGSLTSKPPPPRRYAYCSDTAYAPELLPHIEGVDLLYHEATFTRMLAKRARETMHSTAADAANLAQEAHARALLLGHFSSRYKSADELLTEARLIFPEARASQDGAVYSIPERPASD, from the coding sequence ATGGCGCATCGTCAGTTCGACGTGATCACCCTGGGCACCGGTGCGGCATTGCCCGCGCGCGGGCGTTATCCCACCTCGCAGCTCCTCATCGTGCATGGCGGGCATTACCTGATCGATTGCGGTGAAGGGACCCAGGAGCGCTTGCGGGCGGCCGGTGCTCCCTTCAACCGCATCGGCCATGTCTTCATCAGCCACCTGCATGGGGACCACTACCTGGGGCTCATGGGCCTGATCAGCAGCATGCACCTCATGGGCCGCACCGGCGCGCTCCACATTCACGGGCCTGCTCCGCTGAAGGAGATCATCGATCTGCAATTGCGCGAGTCCCGCACCTTCCTGAGGTACCCGCTGCATTTCAACGCGCTTGCTCCGGAGAGCGGCCGCGTGGCCTGGCAGGACCAGCATGTCACCGTTACGCTCCTGGCCCTGCGCCACCGGATCCCTTGCACCGGATTCGTATTCACCGAGTCTCCGGCACCGCGGCCCCTGATCCGCTCCATGCTCCCGCTCATTCCACCGGTGTGGCGCAGCCGGATCAAGGCCGGTGAAGACCTGCTCCTGCCCGATGGCGGGCTTGTTCCGAACGGATCACTGACCAGTAAGCCTCCGCCTCCGCGACGGTACGCGTACTGCTCCGACACGGCGTATGCGCCCGAGCTGCTGCCGCACATCGAAGGGGTCGATCTGCTCTATCACGAAGCCACCTTCACGCGCATGCTCGCCAAGCGGGCCAGGGAAACCATGCACAGCACGGCGGCCGATGCGGCCAACCTGGCGCAAGAGGCGCATGCGCGCGCCTTGCTGCTCGGCCATTTCAGCTCACGGTACAAGAGCGCCGATGAGCTCCTGACCGAGGCCAGGCTCATCTTCCCGGAAGCGCGCGCGAGCCAGGATGGTGCGGTCTATTCCATTCCGGAGCGACCAGCCTCCGACTGA
- a CDS encoding T9SS type A sorting domain-containing protein, whose translation MKNALLTALFLFAAGTLLAQPCTPNPLYADSVYGVWPDTTENFANGMIDVPYSQDLNLIVPINAQDIDPTFPAVSIDSIAFDGVTGLPPGLSVACASQTPATCTYLPSVLGCGVIQGIPTQVGEFPLTLQVTGFFTLFGSAVPYPIEFTGYRIIIEDNNIGIGEVPLAMISGARNAPNPFSGRTYIEFTLDRAAEARIRVYTLLGEELWSYRTSGKAGLNRVAFEAGSMQEGVYLYKVEGGAGSFTGRMMVSR comes from the coding sequence ATGAAGAACGCTTTACTCACCGCACTGTTCCTATTCGCAGCAGGCACCCTGCTGGCCCAGCCCTGCACGCCGAATCCGCTCTATGCGGATAGCGTGTACGGCGTATGGCCCGATACCACCGAGAATTTCGCGAACGGAATGATCGATGTGCCATACAGCCAGGACCTCAACCTGATCGTCCCGATCAATGCCCAGGACATCGACCCGACCTTCCCGGCGGTCAGCATCGACAGCATCGCGTTCGACGGGGTCACCGGCCTGCCTCCCGGGTTGAGCGTTGCCTGCGCATCGCAAACCCCGGCCACGTGCACCTACCTGCCCTCGGTGCTGGGCTGCGGCGTGATCCAGGGCATTCCGACGCAAGTCGGCGAATTCCCGCTCACCTTGCAAGTCACCGGCTTCTTCACGCTCTTCGGTTCCGCCGTGCCCTACCCGATCGAGTTCACGGGCTACCGCATCATCATCGAGGACAACAACATCGGGATCGGCGAGGTGCCGCTGGCCATGATCAGCGGTGCGCGCAACGCGCCCAATCCCTTCAGCGGGCGGACGTACATCGAATTCACGCTCGACCGTGCCGCAGAGGCGCGGATCCGGGTGTACACCTTGCTCGGCGAGGAGCTCTGGAGCTATCGCACCAGCGGAAAGGCTGGCCTCAACCGGGTGGCGTTCGAGGCGGGCAGCATGCAGGAAGGCGTGTACCTGTACAAGGTCGAAGGCGGAGCGGGCAGCTTCACGGGACGCATGATGGTGAGCCGTTGA
- a CDS encoding STAS domain-containing protein, translated as MNFTIEDKGRYTLVTSNVDKLDTTCAPELKSELVYLNKTGVRNVVIDLSATRYCDSSGLSALLVANRLCKSVNGGLVVCGLQEPVQKLVQISQLESVLSITPTAGEAVDLLYMEEIEKDVNKD; from the coding sequence ATGAACTTCACCATCGAGGACAAAGGGCGCTACACGCTCGTGACCAGCAACGTTGACAAACTGGACACCACGTGCGCGCCGGAACTCAAGAGCGAGCTCGTGTACCTGAACAAGACAGGCGTTCGCAACGTGGTGATCGACCTCTCGGCCACACGCTACTGCGATTCCTCCGGCCTGAGCGCCTTGCTGGTGGCGAATCGGCTCTGCAAGAGCGTGAACGGGGGCCTGGTGGTATGCGGGTTGCAGGAACCCGTGCAGAAATTGGTGCAGATCTCACAGCTCGAGAGCGTGCTCTCGATCACGCCTACGGCTGGCGAGGCTGTTGACCTGCTCTACATGGAAGAGATCGAGAAGGACGTGAACAAAGATTAG
- a CDS encoding aspartate carbamoyltransferase catalytic subunit gives MSPAPNPLSAAEDQTLGVEHLLGIKDLTAADIELIFRTADGFKEVLGRPIKKVPSLRDITIANLFFESSTRTRVSFELAEKRLSADVVNFSSSGSSVGKGETLIDTVNNILAMKVDMVVMRHPDPGAAIFLARHTDACVVNAGDGTHEHPTQALLDAYSIREKLGKVSGARVLIVGDILHSRVALSNILCLQKLGAEVMLCGPRTLMPQRIEEMGVRLEDDLDKALKWCDVANMLRIQLERQGGDGIANFPSLREYAMLYGLDLARYQRIGRDVVIMHPGPINRGVEVTSEVADHANSIILGQVENGVAIRMAVLYLLAARIPRGAV, from the coding sequence ATGAGCCCAGCGCCGAATCCCTTGAGCGCCGCGGAGGACCAGACCCTGGGCGTTGAGCATCTCCTGGGGATCAAGGACCTCACTGCGGCGGACATCGAGCTGATCTTCCGAACGGCAGATGGTTTCAAGGAAGTGCTCGGGCGTCCGATCAAGAAGGTGCCCAGTTTGCGCGACATCACCATCGCCAACCTGTTCTTCGAGAGCAGCACCCGCACCAGGGTGAGCTTCGAGCTGGCGGAGAAGCGGCTCAGCGCCGACGTGGTCAATTTCAGCTCCAGCGGCAGCAGCGTGGGCAAAGGAGAGACCTTGATCGACACGGTGAATAACATCCTGGCGATGAAGGTTGACATGGTGGTGATGCGCCATCCCGACCCGGGCGCGGCGATATTCCTGGCCAGGCACACCGACGCTTGCGTGGTGAATGCAGGCGACGGAACGCATGAGCATCCCACCCAGGCCCTGCTCGATGCCTACAGCATCCGGGAGAAGCTGGGCAAGGTGAGCGGAGCGCGGGTGCTCATCGTCGGCGACATCCTGCACAGCCGGGTCGCATTGAGCAACATCCTGTGCTTGCAGAAGCTTGGCGCTGAGGTGATGCTCTGCGGACCGCGCACCCTCATGCCGCAGCGCATCGAGGAGATGGGCGTGCGCTTGGAGGATGACCTGGACAAGGCCTTGAAGTGGTGCGATGTGGCCAACATGCTCCGCATCCAGCTCGAGCGGCAGGGAGGCGATGGGATCGCCAATTTCCCCAGCCTGCGCGAATACGCCATGCTCTATGGCCTCGATCTCGCGCGCTACCAGCGGATCGGCAGGGACGTGGTGATCATGCACCCGGGGCCCATCAATCGGGGCGTTGAGGTCACCAGTGAGGTCGCCGACCATGCCAATAGCATCATCCTGGGTCAGGTGGAGAACGGCGTGGCCATCCGCATGGCCGTGCTCTACCTGCTGGCGGCACGTATCCCACGAGGCGCTGTTTGA
- the pyrR gene encoding bifunctional pyr operon transcriptional regulator/uracil phosphoribosyltransferase PyrR: MRPATLLGPKAFGLTIKRLCHQLIEDLGDNESVALIGLQPRGVQLARRLRAELRDGLGHGRLAYGELDITFHRDDFRQRGAMASANKTDIGFALDGRHVVLVDDVLYTGRSIRAGLDALLAFGRPASVSLLVLIDRRFSRELPIQPDYVGRWVDSIGDQRVTVQWKETDGQDRVLLHTSSSDPNAIMSTGTVAEP, encoded by the coding sequence ATGCGGCCGGCAACCTTACTTGGGCCCAAGGCCTTCGGCCTCACCATAAAACGCCTCTGTCATCAACTGATCGAGGATCTGGGCGACAACGAATCCGTTGCGCTGATCGGCCTGCAGCCCAGGGGCGTGCAGCTGGCGAGGCGCTTGAGGGCGGAACTGCGAGACGGTCTTGGCCATGGGCGACTGGCCTATGGCGAGTTGGATATCACCTTCCATCGTGATGATTTCCGCCAGCGCGGCGCCATGGCATCAGCGAACAAGACCGACATCGGCTTTGCATTGGACGGCCGCCACGTGGTGCTGGTGGATGATGTGCTGTACACAGGGCGCTCGATCCGTGCCGGCTTGGATGCCCTGTTGGCCTTCGGCAGGCCGGCGAGCGTGAGCCTGCTGGTGCTGATCGATCGGCGCTTCAGCCGTGAACTGCCCATCCAGCCCGATTATGTGGGCCGCTGGGTCGATAGCATCGGAGACCAGCGCGTCACCGTGCAATGGAAAGAGACGGATGGGCAGGACCGGGTGCTCCTGCATACCTCCAGTTCCGATCCCAACGCCATCATGTCCACCGGAACCGTTGCAGAACCATGA
- a CDS encoding chitinase, with protein MVLLLAACTTSTAWGQQHDLVGYWHNWNDGNAPYLELAAIDDRYTVIDIAFAEPQPGTSHVMSFAPSGTPQAVFIGQVAALRAQGKKVLISIGGANASVHLDSDQERDEFVISVLEIIGTYGFDGIDIDLEGSSVAITGGSISTPIDASMIRLIDAITSIADAFEAAYSTPMMLTMAPETAYVQGGQSAFGGIWGAYLPLIDALRDRIDILHVQLYNSGSMYGIDGGIYAQGSADFIVSQVDALLQGFGTSGGFFEPLPAAKVAIGLPACPSAAGGGYVSPAVLADAVAYLRGTGPQPGLYQLAGTYPDLRGLMTWSINWDAAPGCAASYEFAESYEDLFDLSTGTDEAVHSDVTLMVENGVLSIQGQYGVHNLSLYDAEGRICAFVAATDGHASWPADLRGGFYWVRVAGAGIAPMRVLAP; from the coding sequence ATGGTGCTCCTCCTGGCGGCATGCACCACGAGCACCGCATGGGGCCAGCAGCACGACTTGGTCGGCTATTGGCACAACTGGAACGATGGCAATGCACCGTACCTGGAACTCGCTGCGATTGACGACCGCTACACGGTGATTGACATCGCCTTCGCGGAGCCTCAGCCCGGAACCAGCCACGTGATGTCATTCGCGCCATCAGGAACGCCTCAGGCTGTTTTCATCGGTCAGGTGGCAGCCTTGCGGGCTCAAGGGAAGAAAGTGCTGATCAGCATCGGCGGGGCCAACGCCTCGGTGCATCTCGACAGCGATCAGGAGCGCGACGAGTTCGTGATCTCCGTGCTCGAGATCATCGGCACCTACGGGTTCGACGGCATCGACATCGATCTGGAAGGCAGCTCGGTGGCGATCACCGGGGGCAGCATCTCAACGCCCATCGATGCTTCCATGATCCGATTGATCGACGCGATCACGAGCATCGCCGATGCATTCGAGGCGGCATACAGCACCCCCATGATGCTCACCATGGCGCCTGAAACAGCTTATGTCCAGGGTGGGCAGAGCGCCTTCGGAGGCATTTGGGGCGCATACCTCCCGCTGATCGATGCCCTGCGCGACCGGATCGACATCCTGCATGTCCAACTGTACAACAGCGGCAGCATGTACGGCATCGATGGCGGCATCTACGCGCAAGGCAGCGCGGACTTCATCGTGAGCCAGGTGGATGCTTTGCTCCAGGGCTTCGGCACCAGCGGAGGCTTCTTCGAACCACTGCCAGCGGCTAAAGTCGCCATCGGCCTGCCCGCATGCCCCTCCGCAGCGGGCGGCGGCTATGTGAGTCCGGCGGTGCTGGCAGACGCAGTCGCCTATCTGCGCGGAACTGGCCCGCAGCCCGGGCTCTACCAGCTCGCAGGCACCTACCCCGATCTGCGTGGACTGATGACCTGGAGCATCAATTGGGATGCAGCACCCGGATGTGCCGCTTCCTATGAGTTCGCCGAGTCGTATGAGGACCTCTTCGATCTGAGTACCGGGACAGATGAGGCCGTGCACTCTGATGTGACCCTCATGGTGGAGAATGGCGTGCTGAGCATCCAAGGGCAATACGGCGTGCACAACCTGAGCCTCTATGATGCCGAAGGAAGGATCTGCGCGTTCGTGGCCGCTACAGACGGTCACGCATCATGGCCTGCGGACCTGCGCGGGGGCTTCTATTGGGTCAGGGTTGCGGGAGCGGGAATCGCCCCGATGCGGGTGCTGGCGCCCTGA
- a CDS encoding response regulator has protein sequence MNALAQTPRQDALPVVLYVDDDAGNRQAFQSAFRHQMIILLAADHNEAMMHLSASRVHVLIADQRMHGLNGSELLAIVKKRFPEVRRMLITAYSDLEAVIDAVNNGGVSKYFSKPWVASQLVRAVDDAYSAYKAEEEKEAYTRRLEESNRQLEFALRQRLLS, from the coding sequence ATGAATGCCCTTGCCCAGACCCCCAGACAGGACGCACTCCCCGTCGTGCTCTATGTGGATGACGATGCTGGCAACCGCCAGGCCTTTCAGTCGGCATTCCGCCACCAGATGATCATCTTGTTGGCGGCCGACCATAACGAAGCGATGATGCATCTGAGCGCCAGCCGGGTGCACGTGCTCATCGCCGATCAGCGCATGCACGGGTTGAACGGAAGCGAGCTGCTGGCCATCGTGAAAAAACGTTTCCCGGAGGTGCGGCGCATGCTCATCACGGCCTATTCCGACCTGGAGGCTGTGATCGATGCCGTGAACAACGGGGGCGTCTCCAAGTATTTCTCGAAACCATGGGTGGCCAGCCAACTTGTTCGGGCGGTTGACGACGCATACAGCGCGTACAAAGCCGAAGAGGAAAAGGAGGCCTATACGCGGCGTTTGGAGGAATCGAACCGGCAACTGGAGTTCGCCCTTCGGCAGCGGCTGCTTTCCTGA
- a CDS encoding Rv1355c family protein, translated as MTTWLEALRGASAADPEAFRPVLFRLAQPSDQRALEGLLKHDRRITVHDELRAQLRELVKALQPAVKWTGGQLDEAVDAHLAGIPAELYGCWVYYPWSNRLVHLLDESEFARVRTDRNRNKITAEEQAILATKRVGVIGLSVGQSVSLALAMERSFGELRLADFDALELSNLNRIRSGVHHLGVNKVVNAAREIAELDPYLKVTAFTEGVNEENIDRFLTEGGKLDLLIEECDSVAVKIIARQKAKALRIPVVMETSDRGLIDVERFDLEPDRAILHGLVEHLDLNLAAKARTNEEKLPFVVPIIGLDTMSTRMKASMLEIESTVGTWPQLAGAVMLGGALVAEIHRRIALGQFSSSGRWYIDPVDLISDPSSPEARAAVMEASAPLTSSTMHAIASKQLFTAPSREITSVEAQALVEAAIMAPSAGNLQPWRFLLSDGRLLAFHDGSLGDSALDAGRLIPSIDMGTALENIRLRAASLGFSIKVQPYPIAGEHALVASIVAENAATTPDPLADVIPLRCTNRRKGDARPMDPGASAELRDAASAVAGCDAHLITDRDALLRMAEVIGEAERLRVLNPIGHFELFEKEMRWSDAELTSNHDGLDLPSMELKLTEEVGFRVARDRKAMDLLADWDGARGFMKMTRDNFRSASGLVLVSAAASSPADLLEAGRAVQRVWLRATAMGLASHPCSAPLLLAHHVRFGGGAGISHAHRQTLLQLLSETLRAFGTEGREPIFLLRLSYAGQPTARSVRRPLSAFLQFDQQPIPA; from the coding sequence ATGACTACTTGGCTCGAAGCGCTGCGGGGTGCTTCAGCGGCGGACCCGGAGGCATTCCGGCCAGTCCTCTTCCGCCTAGCGCAACCGTCTGACCAACGGGCGCTGGAAGGCCTGCTGAAGCACGACCGCCGAATCACGGTTCACGATGAGCTGCGAGCGCAGCTTCGTGAGCTGGTGAAGGCGCTCCAGCCTGCCGTGAAATGGACTGGTGGCCAGTTGGATGAGGCGGTCGATGCCCATTTGGCCGGGATTCCTGCCGAACTGTATGGCTGCTGGGTTTACTACCCTTGGTCCAACCGCTTGGTGCACCTGCTCGACGAATCGGAATTCGCCCGGGTGAGGACAGACCGCAACCGGAACAAGATCACCGCCGAGGAGCAGGCGATCCTTGCCACCAAGCGTGTGGGCGTCATCGGCTTGAGCGTGGGCCAGAGCGTGAGCCTGGCCTTGGCCATGGAGCGCAGCTTCGGCGAACTGCGCCTGGCCGATTTCGACGCCTTGGAACTGAGCAACCTGAACCGGATCCGAAGCGGAGTGCACCACCTCGGAGTGAACAAGGTGGTGAACGCGGCGCGCGAAATCGCCGAACTCGACCCCTACTTGAAGGTCACCGCCTTCACTGAAGGCGTCAACGAGGAGAACATCGACCGTTTCCTGACCGAAGGGGGAAAGCTCGACCTCTTGATCGAGGAATGCGACAGCGTCGCCGTGAAGATCATCGCCCGGCAGAAGGCCAAGGCCTTGAGGATCCCGGTGGTGATGGAGACCAGCGACCGCGGCTTGATCGATGTGGAGCGCTTCGACCTGGAGCCGGACCGTGCGATCCTGCATGGGTTGGTGGAGCATTTGGATCTGAACCTCGCTGCGAAGGCCCGAACGAATGAGGAGAAGCTGCCCTTCGTGGTGCCGATCATCGGCCTGGATACGATGAGCACGCGCATGAAGGCCAGCATGCTTGAGATCGAAAGCACCGTGGGCACCTGGCCTCAGCTGGCCGGTGCAGTGATGCTTGGCGGTGCTTTGGTGGCGGAGATCCATCGTCGTATCGCGCTGGGCCAATTCAGCAGCAGCGGACGGTGGTACATCGACCCCGTGGATTTGATCAGCGACCCGTCTTCACCAGAAGCGCGAGCTGCCGTCATGGAAGCGTCGGCGCCGCTCACAAGCTCAACGATGCATGCCATCGCGAGCAAGCAACTGTTCACTGCGCCATCACGCGAGATCACCTCTGTTGAGGCGCAGGCATTGGTCGAGGCCGCGATCATGGCACCGTCAGCCGGCAATCTGCAGCCTTGGCGCTTTCTCCTGTCCGATGGACGATTGCTCGCTTTCCACGATGGCTCCCTGGGAGACTCAGCCCTTGATGCCGGAAGGTTGATACCATCCATCGACATGGGCACCGCGCTGGAGAACATCCGGCTGCGCGCGGCGTCACTGGGCTTCAGCATCAAAGTACAACCATATCCCATCGCTGGCGAACATGCCTTGGTGGCGAGCATCGTGGCCGAAAACGCCGCAACAACTCCTGATCCTCTGGCGGACGTCATCCCATTGCGCTGCACCAACCGAAGAAAGGGAGACGCGCGGCCGATGGACCCTGGAGCATCGGCCGAACTGCGCGATGCGGCAAGTGCCGTGGCAGGATGCGATGCGCACCTGATCACCGATCGGGACGCCCTCCTGCGCATGGCAGAAGTGATCGGCGAGGCAGAGCGCTTACGCGTGCTCAACCCCATTGGTCACTTCGAGCTCTTCGAGAAGGAGATGCGCTGGAGCGATGCCGAGCTGACCTCGAACCACGATGGCCTTGACCTGCCCTCAATGGAGCTGAAGCTCACCGAAGAGGTCGGCTTCCGCGTGGCGCGTGACCGCAAGGCCATGGACCTTCTCGCCGACTGGGATGGCGCCCGCGGATTCATGAAGATGACCCGCGACAACTTCCGCTCAGCCTCTGGGCTGGTGCTGGTGAGCGCTGCGGCCAGCAGCCCTGCCGATCTGCTCGAGGCCGGCCGCGCCGTGCAGCGGGTATGGCTGCGTGCCACTGCAATGGGCCTCGCTTCTCACCCTTGCTCAGCTCCCCTCCTGCTCGCGCATCATGTGCGCTTTGGCGGTGGCGCTGGAATAAGCCATGCGCACCGGCAAACGTTGCTGCAGCTATTGAGCGAGACTCTGCGCGCATTCGGAACCGAAGGCCGCGAGCCCATCTTCTTGCTGCGGCTCTCCTACGCCGGGCAGCCCACAGCACGAAGCGTGAGGCGGCCTTTGAGCGCATTCTTGCAATTCGACCAACAACCCATACCCGCCTAG
- a CDS encoding GHKL domain-containing protein, translated as MLYLVNRILVVRLLGLLLAANSTLPSKAQFEGIVDLLLWNDTVETQDPNHALQYGQFVPVAEGILNFPVSSDIKWLRFKVDKGVAPKKTILSVPYAEIDEFDLFSRTEAGLSLIAHTGRLVPSAEQVPGPRFYDFELNGLEGTEYLLRVGGFKPIHLPLQLNSPADAMQATSRRNGYMGLYAGIMLAMALYNLFVYLSIRDKSYLFYVLYIIAISTAQLTFLVQDPFGMWSGSPWFDARSSIFFALAAIALGVLFAQRFIGTKTTTPRLHRVGHIFYLLIAINLIIYSTTDPRIGYQIAQALGGWSAIYLFITALVAQRSGSRQASYFLIAWSAFLIGVVVFVLKDAGVLPFNDLTQYAMPIGSAIEGILLSFGLADRINVLRKEKERSQAEALSMAQENERLIREQNIELERKVHERTAALQESNDTLKRTQAQLVQSEKMSSLGQLTAGIAHEINNPINFISSNIGPLRRNVGEVMEAIQAYRSIPASGEAATALAARREHDNRIGLDETITELDEIIHSMDEGARRTAEIVRGLRNFSRLDEDDLKPSDLNEGLRSTMAVLMPQYRDKVDLRIEAGEIPKAECFPGKINQVLMNILNNAAQATLARADGRPREVTASTTASGQHVVIRISDTGVGMSDEVMARMYDPFFTTKPVGEGTGLGLAIVYGIINEHNGSITVESQPGIGTTFTITLPIRQPRAREQAA; from the coding sequence ATGCTCTACCTGGTGAATCGAATTCTGGTTGTTCGCTTGCTGGGGTTGCTTCTCGCGGCAAACTCGACCCTGCCTTCGAAGGCACAATTCGAAGGCATCGTTGACCTTCTTCTCTGGAATGACACTGTGGAGACGCAAGACCCGAATCACGCGCTTCAATACGGCCAGTTCGTGCCTGTAGCAGAAGGCATTCTCAATTTCCCGGTTTCCTCGGATATCAAATGGCTTCGTTTCAAGGTGGACAAAGGTGTCGCACCCAAGAAGACTATCCTTTCGGTCCCATACGCCGAGATCGATGAGTTCGACCTGTTCTCCAGAACGGAAGCCGGCCTGAGTCTCATAGCGCACACAGGACGGCTTGTTCCTTCGGCTGAGCAGGTTCCCGGACCACGGTTCTACGACTTCGAGCTGAATGGCCTGGAGGGGACTGAATATCTGCTTCGCGTGGGCGGCTTCAAGCCCATTCATCTGCCACTGCAGCTGAATTCGCCCGCTGACGCGATGCAGGCAACGAGTCGGCGAAACGGCTACATGGGACTATATGCCGGGATCATGCTCGCCATGGCGCTCTACAACCTCTTCGTCTATTTATCCATCCGAGACAAGAGCTATCTATTCTACGTGCTCTACATCATTGCCATCAGCACGGCCCAGCTCACTTTCCTTGTTCAGGACCCCTTTGGCATGTGGTCAGGCAGCCCATGGTTCGATGCCCGCTCTTCCATCTTCTTTGCTCTTGCAGCAATCGCTTTGGGAGTGCTGTTCGCTCAGCGATTCATTGGAACCAAGACAACCACCCCGCGCTTGCATCGGGTCGGCCATATATTCTACCTGTTGATAGCGATCAACCTGATCATCTATTCAACCACGGACCCTCGAATCGGGTATCAAATAGCTCAAGCTCTCGGCGGCTGGTCAGCGATCTACCTTTTCATCACGGCACTGGTCGCACAGCGCTCTGGCTCTCGCCAAGCCAGTTACTTCCTCATCGCCTGGTCAGCCTTCCTCATCGGTGTTGTCGTCTTCGTATTGAAGGATGCTGGCGTGCTTCCGTTCAACGACCTGACCCAATATGCCATGCCCATCGGCTCCGCCATCGAGGGCATCCTGCTCTCCTTCGGTCTGGCCGATAGGATCAACGTTCTGCGCAAAGAGAAGGAGCGCTCACAGGCCGAAGCGCTCAGCATGGCGCAGGAGAACGAGCGCCTGATCCGTGAGCAGAACATCGAGCTGGAGCGCAAGGTGCATGAGCGCACAGCTGCCCTGCAGGAGAGCAACGATACGTTGAAGCGCACGCAGGCCCAACTGGTGCAGAGCGAGAAGATGTCGAGCCTAGGCCAGCTCACGGCCGGTATCGCGCATGAGATCAACAACCCGATCAACTTCATCAGCAGCAACATCGGGCCCTTGCGGCGCAATGTGGGCGAAGTGATGGAGGCCATTCAGGCTTACCGGTCAATCCCTGCATCAGGTGAGGCCGCAACAGCCCTAGCCGCGAGACGTGAGCACGACAATCGCATCGGACTGGACGAGACCATCACCGAACTGGATGAGATCATCCACAGCATGGACGAGGGCGCCCGGCGCACCGCTGAGATCGTGCGCGGACTGCGCAATTTCTCGCGCCTCGATGAAGACGACTTGAAGCCCAGTGATCTCAACGAGGGCTTGCGCAGCACCATGGCCGTGCTGATGCCGCAATACCGTGACAAGGTGGACCTGCGGATTGAGGCCGGCGAGATCCCCAAAGCGGAGTGTTTCCCGGGGAAGATCAACCAGGTGCTCATGAACATCCTGAACAACGCCGCTCAAGCCACGCTGGCCCGGGCAGATGGCCGGCCGCGCGAGGTGACCGCCTCTACAACCGCCTCGGGCCAGCACGTTGTGATCCGCATCAGCGACACCGGCGTGGGCATGAGCGATGAGGTGATGGCAAGGATGTACGACCCCTTCTTCACCACCAAGCCGGTGGGCGAGGGAACGGGCCTCGGGCTGGCCATCGTCTATGGCATCATCAACGAGCACAACGGCTCCATTACCGTCGAAAGCCAGCCCGGCATCGGAACCACTTTCACCATCACCCTGCCGATTCGCCAGCCGAGGGCGCGTGAACAAGCCGCTTAG